In Vespula pensylvanica isolate Volc-1 chromosome 16, ASM1446617v1, whole genome shotgun sequence, the following proteins share a genomic window:
- the LOC122634996 gene encoding ATP-binding cassette sub-family G member 4-like: MTAIMGLSGAGKSTLLNILTGFKQDKSLKGKINYINNERNNITWNEHKKYSCYISQNDHLPNLFTVNEAMTISANLKIDRNLNRKAKQILIDEILDTLDLTKTKNTRTNELSGGQKKRLSIALELVTNPSVMYLDEPTTGLDSYFSLQCVKMLQKLAKGSRTIICTIHQPSALIFEMFDHLYLLADGRCMYEGAPQSIVQYFANLDLHCPKYYNPADYMIEIVNNEYGNFSDQLVAAIECNKAVWRANSSEKSATIVEDKDTPDYNEEEKRTLWIKAPSEFKKFLILLDRYFVQFHRNWTILYLKLYIYFLVGIFLGLFFKDANVDCHKIIKNIKYLVIVTIFLSYTNIMPAISKISSDLAILKKEQFNNWYQLRTYYLALLIANMPVQLFCTLTFSSISYFLSNQPFEWNRFFMFFGIAILTNFIADSLGFIIGILLNPVNGIFTSSVIIGIFLLFEGGIILFNHMPKYLYYFSYFNYFKYSFEGLIQSIYGYNREKLNISIDLAYCLSQSPQIVFRELEMEDDKYWLNLLILITFFIFYRIVGYYVLKRNLLLM, encoded by the coding sequence acaTTACTTGGAACGAACATAAAAAGTACTCCTGTTATATATCTCAAAACGATCATCTTCCGAATTTATTTACAGTGAACGAAGCGATGACAATATCAGCCAATTTGAAAATAGATCGGAATCTGAATCGAAAAGCCAAACAGATTTTAATCGACGAGATTTTAGATACATTGGATTTGACGAAGACAAAGAATACGCGTACGAATGAATTGAGCGGTGGACAAAAGAAGAGACTAAGTATCGCGTTAGAGTTAGTTACTAATCCTTCGGTGATGTACTTAGACGAGCCTACGACTGGTTTGGATTCatacttttctcttcaatGCGTGAAAATGCTACAAAAGCTAGCAAAAGGTAGCAGAACGATAATCTGCACGATCCATCAACCTAGCGCGCTAATATTCGAGATGTTCGATCATCTTTATTTGCTAGCCGATGGACGTTGCATGTACGAGGGAGCGCCTCAAAGTATAGTCCAATACTTTGCTAATTTAGATCTCCATTGtccaaaatattataatcctGCGGATTATATGATAGAAATCGTTAACAACGAATACGGGAACTTTAGCGATCAACTCGTCGCAGCGATCGAATGTAACAAAGCGGTTTGGCGAGCAAATTCTTCGGAGAAATCGGCAACAATTGTCGAAGACAAGGATACTCCAGATTacaacgaggaagagaaaaggacacTCTGGATAAAGGCTCCTtccgaatttaaaaaatttttgattttactCGATCGTTATTTTGTACAATTTCACAGGAATTGGACCATACTTTACCTGAAgctgtatatttattttctcgtagGTATATTTCTTGGACTATTCTTCAAGGACGCCAATGTCGATTGTCacaaaatcattaaaaatatcaaatatcttGTCATCGTCACTATTTTCCTCTCTTACACAAACATAATGCCGGCTATATCGAAAATCTCTTCGGATCTAGCGATACTGAAGAAGGAGCAATTTAATAATTGGTATCAGCTGAGAACTTATTATCTCGCTTTGCTAATAGCTAATATGCCTGTCCAATTATTTTGcactcttactttttcttccatttcatattttcttagtAACCAACCGTTCGAGTGGAACAGATTCTTTATGTTCTTTGGGATCGCTATCTTAACAAACTTCATCGCTGATAGTTTAGGATTCATTATCGGTATTTTGCTCAATCCCGTGAACGGTATCTTCACAAGTTCGGTCATCATAGGCATATTCTTATTGTTCGAGGgtggtattattttattcaaccACATGCCAAAGTATCTCTATTACTttagttattttaattacttcaAGTATAGTTTTGAAGGTTTGATTCAATCCATATACGGATACAATCGCGAgaaattaaacatttctatCGATCTCGCATATTGTTTATCGCAATCACCGCAAATTGTTTTTAGGGAACTTGAAATGGAAGATGATAAATATTGGCTGAATCTACTCATTCTAATcacctttttcattttctatagaaTTGTTGGTTACTACgtgttgaaaagaaatttattgctAATGTGA